One Bacillus solimangrovi genomic window carries:
- a CDS encoding PhzF family phenazine biosynthesis protein has protein sequence MKSVNVFHYDAFSNEPNKGNPAGVVLNTDSLTDKQMQEIALKVGFNETTFPVKSDVADIRLRYFTPGHEMSLCGHGTVSTIYALASKGILNKEEITIETRAGILPIKLDRKDDEHINITMKQANPKFEQFNEAIDELAKSIGLMKDDLDLDLPIVYGSTGTWTLVIPIKELSAFKRMEPNNKLFPSILKEMPNASIHPFCLETDDETADMHARHFSSPYSGTVEDPVTGTASGVLGAYYATYINNNDDEKLNLLVEQGHEIGKKGQVKVAVSKQENDYEVEITGSAVYVKEFEVQVEE, from the coding sequence ATGAAATCTGTTAACGTATTTCACTATGATGCATTTAGTAACGAGCCGAATAAAGGAAATCCAGCGGGTGTTGTATTAAATACGGATAGTCTCACAGATAAGCAAATGCAAGAAATAGCATTGAAAGTAGGATTCAATGAAACGACTTTCCCTGTTAAATCAGATGTTGCTGATATTAGGTTACGATATTTTACACCAGGACATGAGATGAGTCTATGTGGGCATGGGACAGTTTCTACAATCTATGCTTTAGCATCTAAAGGGATATTAAATAAGGAAGAAATTACAATTGAGACACGAGCTGGGATTTTACCAATTAAGTTAGACCGTAAAGATGATGAACATATAAATATTACGATGAAACAGGCTAATCCTAAGTTTGAACAATTTAATGAAGCGATTGACGAACTAGCTAAGTCAATCGGTCTAATGAAAGATGATCTTGATTTAGATTTACCGATTGTATACGGTAGTACAGGTACTTGGACGTTAGTCATTCCAATAAAAGAACTTAGTGCTTTCAAGAGAATGGAACCAAATAACAAATTATTTCCAAGTATTTTGAAAGAGATGCCTAATGCGTCCATTCATCCTTTTTGTTTAGAAACTGATGATGAGACAGCTGATATGCATGCAAGACATTTTTCATCACCTTATTCTGGTACGGTTGAAGATCCTGTAACAGGTACAGCATCAGGCGTATTAGGTGCATATTATGCTACATATATTAACAACAATGATGATGAGAAATTGAATTTACTCGTTGAGCAGGGACATGAAATTGGCAAGAAAGGGCAAGTGAAGGTGGCTGTTTCTAAACAAGAAAATGATTACGAAGTGGAGATAACAGGCAGTGCGGTTTATGTGAAGGAATTTGAAGTTCAAGTGGAAGAATGA
- a CDS encoding leucine-rich repeat domain-containing protein has product MIQMYNDPHGSAYRRLIDYAIEHTAQFMIVIREDMLTHKSCDEVFSQLAPFLVRTERCHKLMEQLSVAYSYEGTIYFYDCTEESAKVLKSVANRLGDWQHPHLPEDLSFLDSEGQEWLINIAHEQIRKINVSEEQAEMISSEIEGVFLKGNFNADFERFIDDAYRHKVEELHISRHEIDQLPDKLFHMTSLKKLKLFEHNINHLPLGLFNLQQLEELIIWTEDLEEIPAKISNLKNLKYLQVYCGSYFELQSGQTVIKKEDVSLCELPPEIGLLSNLEHLSINYTRLHSLPDEFTQLKKLRTLDLRNNMFDSTPKVIEKMLNLKSVNFK; this is encoded by the coding sequence ATGATTCAAATGTATAATGATCCACATGGAAGTGCATATAGAAGGTTAATTGATTATGCGATTGAACATACTGCTCAGTTTATGATTGTAATTCGAGAGGATATGCTTACACATAAGTCTTGTGATGAAGTGTTTAGTCAATTAGCTCCTTTTTTAGTGAGAACAGAGCGGTGTCATAAATTAATGGAACAATTAAGTGTAGCATATTCATATGAAGGTACGATTTATTTCTACGATTGTACTGAAGAAAGTGCAAAAGTTTTGAAATCAGTTGCGAATCGATTAGGAGATTGGCAACATCCTCATTTACCAGAAGATTTAAGTTTTCTTGATTCAGAAGGTCAGGAATGGCTAATTAACATCGCGCACGAGCAGATTAGGAAAATTAATGTTAGTGAAGAACAGGCAGAGATGATCTCATCTGAGATTGAAGGTGTGTTTCTTAAAGGAAACTTTAATGCTGATTTTGAGAGATTTATAGATGATGCCTATCGTCATAAAGTAGAAGAACTTCATATTTCGAGGCATGAGATTGATCAGTTACCAGATAAGTTATTTCATATGACTTCATTAAAGAAGCTTAAACTATTTGAACATAATATTAATCATTTACCACTAGGCCTATTTAACTTACAACAGCTAGAAGAGTTAATCATCTGGACAGAGGATTTAGAAGAAATTCCAGCAAAGATTAGCAATCTTAAAAATTTGAAGTATTTGCAAGTATACTGTGGTAGTTATTTTGAGCTTCAATCTGGTCAAACAGTAATTAAGAAAGAGGATGTTTCACTTTGTGAATTACCACCTGAGATCGGATTATTATCTAATTTGGAACATTTGTCTATTAACTATACTCGTTTGCATTCGTTACCTGATGAGTTTACACAACTGAAAAAGTTAAGAACATTAGATTTACGTAATAATATGTTTGATTCTACACCTAAAGTGATTGAAAAGATGCTAAATTTAAAATCGGTAAATTTTAAGTAG
- a CDS encoding MFS transporter, whose translation MFLNLSTYGGAYHIVCGLLGLSLTTLIFAFASNFIFLLIARSLQGVAAAIPWTAGLALLAEVFPKEERGKVMGIVMSGQAGGVLLGPPFGGWLFELGGYRLPFFSAAAIALFVAFMSFIFLRHVPEIKSESFSSPFKVLRDKKVLMIAGVAIVGSSVFASIEPTLPIHMNENLNASPGVIGLLFVIVTLTYGLFAPLIGALSTRYGYVKTIVFGIVLAAIALPLNALPTVIGAQVITLALLGISLGMILTPALPMLADITHEAGYTSQGVTFATYNTAYSFGMMIGPIVASVTAAAVGLKIAYIVLGCLLLLYLIPLQKLKSSDT comes from the coding sequence ATATTTTTAAATCTGTCTACCTATGGGGGAGCATATCATATCGTATGTGGGCTTCTCGGTCTTTCTCTTACAACACTTATATTTGCATTCGCATCTAATTTCATATTTCTGTTAATTGCTCGCTCTTTACAAGGAGTAGCCGCAGCTATCCCATGGACAGCAGGGCTAGCGCTACTTGCAGAAGTTTTTCCAAAAGAGGAACGAGGAAAAGTAATGGGGATAGTCATGTCAGGTCAAGCAGGTGGAGTATTGCTTGGACCACCATTTGGAGGGTGGCTATTTGAACTAGGTGGATACAGATTGCCTTTTTTCAGTGCAGCTGCAATTGCTCTATTTGTTGCGTTCATGAGCTTTATATTTTTGAGGCATGTACCAGAAATTAAGTCAGAAAGTTTCAGTTCGCCATTTAAAGTTTTACGTGATAAAAAAGTGTTAATGATTGCTGGAGTTGCTATTGTTGGTTCATCAGTCTTTGCGAGCATAGAGCCAACTTTGCCAATTCATATGAATGAAAATTTGAATGCTTCACCGGGAGTAATTGGGTTATTGTTTGTTATTGTTACTTTAACATATGGATTGTTTGCACCACTAATTGGTGCTTTGTCTACTCGTTATGGATATGTAAAAACAATTGTGTTCGGAATTGTGTTAGCGGCTATTGCATTGCCACTAAATGCACTACCAACAGTAATAGGAGCTCAGGTTATTACACTCGCATTGTTAGGTATTAGTCTCGGAATGATTTTAACACCAGCACTACCTATGTTAGCTGATATTACTCATGAAGCAGGTTACACATCTCAAGGTGTTACGTTTGCTACTTATAATACAGCTTATTCATTCGGGATGATGATAGGGCCAATAGTTGCAAGTGTTACCGCTGCAGCAGTTGGACTCAAGATAGCCTATATCGTACTTGGTTGTTTACTATTATTGTATTTGATCCCTCTACAGAAATTGAAATCAAGTGACACGTGA